Proteins from a single region of Chromobacterium sp. ATCC 53434:
- the rfaQ gene encoding putative lipopolysaccharide heptosyltransferase III: MLNDPIDLAAVRRALVIKLRHHGDVLLASPVFSALRAQAPQLEIDALVYHDTREMLSLHPDISELHTIDRGWKKLGPLGQLRAELGLLARLRSRRYDLVITLTEHNRGAWLARLLAPRWAVGPNGPYGRFFKKSFSHRYLQVPGNRRHTIEVHLDALRRIGVYPSDEQRRLVLVPGHNAEATLAAKLAERGLEPSGYLLVHPTSRWSFKSWPADRMAALIDALTARGERVVLSAAPSAEEMAMIADIESRLARPVASLAGQLSLKELAAAIDRASLYIGVDSVPMHIASAMTTPCVALFGPSGDIEWGPWRVPHRVVRAELPCRPCGNAGCGGGWRSECLERIGVDQVLAAVDALQKETK; this comes from the coding sequence TGCTGGCCTCGCCGGTGTTCTCCGCGCTGCGGGCGCAGGCGCCGCAGCTGGAAATCGACGCGCTGGTCTATCACGACACCCGCGAGATGCTGAGCTTGCATCCCGACATCAGCGAACTGCACACGATAGACCGGGGCTGGAAAAAGCTGGGGCCGCTCGGCCAGCTGCGCGCCGAGCTGGGGCTGCTGGCGCGTTTGCGGTCGCGGCGCTACGACCTGGTGATCACGCTGACCGAGCATAACCGCGGCGCCTGGCTGGCCCGCCTGCTCGCGCCGCGCTGGGCGGTCGGACCCAACGGCCCGTACGGTCGTTTCTTCAAGAAAAGCTTCAGCCACCGCTATCTGCAGGTGCCGGGCAACCGCCGCCATACCATCGAGGTGCATCTGGACGCGCTGCGGCGCATCGGCGTCTATCCGTCCGACGAGCAGCGTCGGCTGGTGCTGGTGCCGGGGCACAATGCCGAGGCGACGCTGGCGGCCAAGCTGGCGGAGCGAGGCCTGGAGCCCAGCGGCTATTTGCTGGTGCATCCGACCTCGCGCTGGTCGTTCAAGAGCTGGCCGGCCGACAGGATGGCGGCGTTGATCGACGCGCTGACGGCCCGCGGCGAGCGAGTGGTGCTGTCCGCGGCGCCGAGCGCCGAGGAAATGGCGATGATCGCCGATATCGAAAGCCGGCTGGCGCGGCCGGTGGCCAGTCTGGCCGGCCAGCTTTCGTTGAAGGAGCTGGCGGCGGCGATAGATCGTGCCAGTCTGTATATCGGCGTCGATTCGGTGCCGATGCACATCGCCTCGGCGATGACGACGCCTTGCGTGGCGCTGTTCGGACCGTCCGGCGACATCGAGTGGGGGCCGTGGCGGGTGCCGCATCGGGTGGTCCGCGCCGAGCTGCCGTGCCGGCCCTGCGGAAACGCCGGCTGTGGCGGCGGTTGGCGCAGCGAGTGCCTGGAGCGCATCGGCGTCGATCAGGTGCTGGCGGCGGTGGACGCTTTGCAAAAGGAAACAAAATGA
- a CDS encoding glycosyltransferase family 4 protein, translated as MKRLAIVRQKYNPAGGAERIVSAIIRQLRGRDGIQPVLINRNWEALEGVEAVSVKPFYLGSVWRDWGFAGAARRAWRSLGADLVQSHERIPGSHVYRADDGVHAAWLAARVRQQGWRARVSIWFNPYHHYMLRAERRMYRHPDFRAVICISEMVKQDVIRHAGIPADRCEVIHNGVDSEHFRPDAARAGRDELRGQLGIPADAPVLVYVGSGFARKGAAQAIRAIVPHREARLVLVGGDKQLDRYRRQAQSLGVADRVYFQGTQRDVRAYYGIADGFILPSVYEPFGLVVTEAMACGLPVLTSTRCGAGELVGEDETGWLAEPDDDAAWQRNVARWLAARERWPTMGERARLRVLPLTEAAMVSRMLQLFERLLGAA; from the coding sequence ATGAAGCGTCTGGCCATCGTCAGGCAGAAGTACAATCCGGCGGGCGGGGCCGAGCGCATCGTCAGCGCCATCATCCGCCAACTGCGGGGCCGGGACGGCATCCAGCCGGTGCTGATCAACCGCAACTGGGAAGCGCTGGAAGGCGTGGAGGCGGTCAGCGTCAAGCCGTTCTATCTGGGCAGCGTCTGGCGCGATTGGGGTTTCGCCGGCGCGGCGCGGCGGGCATGGCGCAGCCTGGGGGCCGATCTGGTGCAGTCGCATGAACGCATTCCCGGCAGCCATGTCTATCGTGCGGATGACGGCGTCCATGCCGCCTGGCTGGCCGCCCGCGTGCGGCAGCAGGGGTGGCGGGCACGCGTCTCCATATGGTTCAACCCGTATCACCATTACATGCTGCGGGCCGAGCGGCGAATGTACCGCCATCCCGATTTTCGCGCGGTGATCTGCATTTCCGAGATGGTGAAGCAGGATGTGATCCGCCATGCCGGCATTCCAGCCGATCGTTGCGAGGTGATACACAACGGCGTCGACAGCGAGCACTTCCGCCCGGACGCCGCGCGCGCCGGCCGCGACGAGCTGCGCGGCCAACTCGGCATTCCCGCCGACGCGCCGGTGCTGGTGTATGTCGGCTCCGGTTTCGCCCGCAAGGGCGCGGCCCAGGCGATACGGGCCATCGTGCCGCATCGCGAGGCGAGGTTGGTGCTGGTCGGCGGAGACAAGCAGCTGGACCGTTACCGGCGGCAGGCGCAGAGCCTGGGCGTGGCCGACCGGGTGTATTTCCAGGGGACGCAGCGCGATGTGCGCGCCTATTACGGCATCGCCGACGGCTTCATCCTGCCGTCGGTGTACGAGCCGTTCGGCCTGGTGGTGACCGAGGCGATGGCCTGCGGCCTGCCGGTGTTGACCAGCACCCGCTGCGGCGCGGGCGAGCTGGTGGGCGAGGACGAGACCGGCTGGCTGGCAGAGCCGGACGACGACGCGGCCTGGCAGCGCAATGTCGCTCGCTGGCTGGCGGCGCGGGAGCGCTGGCCGACGATGGGCGAGCGGGCGCGGCTGCGGGTGCTGCCGTTGACCGAGGCCGCGATGGTGTCGCGAATGCTGCAACTGTTTGAACGTTTGCTGGGAGCCGCCTGA
- a CDS encoding glycosyltransferase family 9 protein translates to MRPGRFPGRLLIFAALFLRLLAQPWRRKPAPGAVRRVLVLHQFLLGDALMATSLLAKARQRFPDAEIALACPPAQAPLYAGRPYGVRPLPWQPRDFASIRRLFAEPRFDIVYLMGENRLSFLARALGARWVVGFAGEAPAYKNWLVDEAVPYAAEPEAWTDTASRLIDGPEPAPFDLADWPLETQLPMALPSDYVLLHVGASSATRYWTAAAWNRLAQAVRTAGCRVLWSCGPGEQSLLAGIEIAERDVLVAGTLNLPQLRAVLARARACVCPDTGIAHLAKVAGAPLLMLFGPGSETLFGASRFFRNQICLGAGPAWFPCRGQSSVHHREVEWALRCGRKLGARAGECRRAACMEAIDADDVIRKLMGLLA, encoded by the coding sequence ATGAGGCCGGGACGTTTCCCCGGCCGTTTGCTGATTTTCGCCGCCTTGTTCCTGCGCCTGCTGGCGCAGCCCTGGCGTCGCAAGCCGGCGCCCGGCGCGGTGCGCCGGGTGCTGGTTCTGCATCAGTTCCTGCTGGGCGACGCCTTGATGGCGACCAGCCTGCTGGCCAAGGCCCGTCAGCGCTTCCCCGACGCCGAGATCGCGCTGGCCTGCCCGCCGGCGCAGGCGCCGCTGTACGCCGGACGGCCCTATGGCGTGCGCCCGCTGCCCTGGCAGCCGCGCGATTTCGCGTCGATCCGCCGCCTGTTCGCCGAGCCGCGCTTCGACATCGTCTATCTGATGGGCGAAAACCGTCTGAGCTTCCTCGCGCGCGCGCTGGGCGCGCGCTGGGTGGTCGGCTTCGCCGGCGAGGCGCCGGCCTACAAGAACTGGCTGGTCGACGAGGCGGTGCCGTACGCGGCGGAGCCGGAGGCCTGGACCGACACCGCGTCGCGGCTGATAGACGGACCGGAGCCGGCGCCGTTCGATCTGGCCGACTGGCCGCTGGAAACCCAGCTGCCGATGGCGTTGCCGTCGGACTATGTGTTGCTGCATGTCGGCGCCAGTTCCGCCACCCGTTATTGGACCGCGGCGGCCTGGAACCGCCTGGCTCAGGCGGTGAGGACCGCTGGTTGCCGGGTGTTGTGGTCCTGCGGCCCGGGCGAGCAGTCGCTGCTGGCCGGCATCGAGATCGCCGAACGCGATGTCTTGGTCGCCGGGACGTTGAATCTGCCCCAGTTGCGCGCGGTGCTGGCCCGCGCCCGCGCCTGCGTCTGTCCGGACACCGGCATCGCCCATCTGGCCAAGGTGGCCGGCGCGCCGTTATTGATGCTGTTCGGCCCGGGCAGCGAGACGCTGTTCGGCGCCAGCCGGTTTTTCCGCAATCAGATTTGCCTGGGCGCCGGCCCGGCCTGGTTTCCCTGCCGCGGACAAAGCAGCGTCCACCATCGCGAGGTGGAGTGGGCGCTGCGTTGCGGCCGCAAGCTGGGCGCGCGCGCCGGGGAGTGCCGTCGCGCCGCCTGCATGGAGGCGATCGATGCGGACGACGTTATTCGGAAATTGATGGGATTGTTGGCATGA
- a CDS encoding O-antigen ligase: MRIDLRRLLQLDTVLVALALVFLTMANVSHTVALRYAILGVLLLACLPDLTVERPLRLPALLLGGFVAYAALHAVLLSHWTEYALTEIYSQLLVGALWFVVGVILFRRRLPVSIMDLVVLAGMSLAAVEFLHGAYRYWTNGEWPYMVTFTTETKLEFTFFMNFVLAFVATAFCFDRPGKERLSRLPRWALGAIGLLILFVSLKAGARNGMIGLVYLCFSMLVIFMLFDGARLGWRKAVLLVVLVVVAVGALAGYAFKEDTRNQVFLESARAGWNYPATKGWLRIAPYPLMHDGRTVDESAYERVAWIHSGLDLIIARPQGYGFARNAFSLALTETGHPNNVGHSHSGFIDWGVGLGLPGVLLWLAFCATLLGFGYRAFRQRREILGLMLMLVTAGYLGRMLMESVNKDHMLYLFLFTAGALLAEIHRRSPAVTGGNGGQDRQMI, from the coding sequence ATGAGAATTGATTTGAGACGGCTATTGCAACTCGATACCGTGCTGGTTGCGCTGGCGCTGGTGTTTCTGACCATGGCCAATGTGTCGCACACCGTGGCCCTGCGTTACGCCATTCTCGGCGTGCTGCTGCTGGCCTGCCTGCCCGATTTGACGGTGGAGCGGCCGCTGCGGCTGCCGGCTCTGCTGCTGGGCGGTTTCGTCGCCTACGCCGCCTTGCATGCGGTCTTGCTGTCGCATTGGACCGAATACGCGTTGACGGAAATCTACAGCCAGTTGCTGGTCGGCGCGCTGTGGTTCGTCGTCGGCGTGATTCTGTTCCGCCGCCGCCTGCCGGTGTCCATCATGGACCTGGTGGTGTTGGCCGGCATGTCGCTGGCGGCGGTGGAATTCTTGCACGGCGCCTATCGCTACTGGACGAACGGCGAGTGGCCGTACATGGTGACGTTCACGACCGAGACCAAGCTGGAATTCACCTTCTTCATGAATTTCGTGCTGGCCTTCGTCGCCACCGCCTTCTGTTTCGACCGGCCGGGCAAGGAGCGTCTGTCCCGGCTGCCGCGCTGGGCGCTGGGCGCGATCGGCCTGCTGATCTTGTTCGTCAGCCTGAAGGCGGGCGCTCGCAACGGCATGATAGGCCTGGTTTATCTGTGCTTCTCGATGCTGGTGATTTTCATGCTGTTCGACGGGGCGAGGCTGGGCTGGCGCAAGGCGGTCCTGCTGGTGGTCCTGGTGGTGGTGGCCGTTGGCGCCCTGGCCGGCTATGCCTTCAAGGAAGACACCAGAAACCAGGTTTTCCTCGAGTCGGCGCGCGCCGGCTGGAATTATCCGGCGACCAAGGGCTGGTTGCGGATCGCGCCTTATCCGCTGATGCATGACGGCCGGACGGTCGACGAATCCGCTTACGAACGGGTGGCGTGGATACATAGCGGGCTGGATTTGATCATCGCCCGCCCGCAAGGCTATGGTTTCGCCCGCAACGCTTTTTCCCTGGCGCTGACGGAAACCGGCCATCCCAACAATGTCGGCCACAGCCACAGCGGCTTCATCGACTGGGGGGTGGGATTGGGCCTGCCGGGCGTGTTGTTGTGGCTGGCGTTTTGCGCGACCTTGCTCGGCTTCGGCTATCGGGCTTTCCGCCAGCGGCGGGAAATCCTGGGCCTGATGCTGATGCTGGTCACCGCAGGCTATCTGGGCCGCATGTTGATGGAGAGCGTCAACAAGGACCACATGCTGTATCTGTTCCTGTTCACCGCCGGCGCGCTGCTGGCGGAAATCCACCGGCGCAGTCCCGCCGTTACCGGCGGTAACGGCGGCCAAGACCGGCAAATGATATAG
- the msbA gene encoding lipid A export permease/ATP-binding protein MsbA: MVKHSLQYNWKVYRRLLGYLLGYWQVLLLSVLSMMLAALTEPALAWLMKPLIDGGFVNKDPHTMVWVPMAIVGVFLVRGLTSFVNEYTASWLTGHLVQTLRQEMFAKLVRLPVPYYDEHQSGRLMSRIAYDVNQVTEAGFNVITVTVRDGVTALSLLSLLLWIDWQLTLICLVVMPAVTWCMRVVGKRLRGLARENQQSMAQMTQILGESIDGQRVVKVYGGEGQEIARFNHSAESLRRNQVKQSAASSASTGITQLLIACALAAILYFAALRAQHGNFSAGGFMTFLTSMMGLFAPIKRITGVSQAMQRGLAAAESVFSFLDTPEEPDHGRRVMPQTRGELAFSGVSFSYPGSERVALQDIELTVRAGETVALVGSSGSGKTTLVSLVPRFYEPDAGRLLLDGVPLTDIPLADLRGHIAMVSQDVQLFNDSVAANIAYGRQGRVAREEIVAAARAANALEFIEAMPEGFDTMIGENGVRLSGGQRQRLAIARALLKNAPLLILDEATSALDTQSERLVQAALENLMQNRTTIVIAHRLSTIENADRIVVMHQGRLAEEGGHQELLARGGLYARLHSLQFREQDEA; encoded by the coding sequence ATGGTCAAGCACTCCCTCCAATACAATTGGAAAGTCTATCGGCGGCTATTGGGCTACCTGCTCGGCTATTGGCAGGTCCTGTTGTTGTCGGTGCTGTCGATGATGCTCGCGGCGCTGACCGAGCCGGCTTTGGCGTGGCTGATGAAGCCGCTGATCGACGGCGGCTTCGTCAACAAGGACCCTCACACCATGGTCTGGGTGCCGATGGCCATCGTCGGCGTCTTCCTGGTGCGCGGCCTGACCAGCTTCGTCAACGAATACACCGCCAGTTGGCTGACCGGCCATCTGGTGCAGACCTTGCGTCAGGAGATGTTCGCCAAGCTGGTCCGTCTGCCGGTGCCTTATTACGACGAGCACCAGTCGGGCCGCCTGATGTCGCGCATCGCCTACGATGTCAATCAGGTGACCGAGGCCGGTTTCAATGTGATCACCGTCACGGTGCGGGACGGCGTCACCGCCTTGTCCCTGCTGAGCCTGCTGTTGTGGATAGACTGGCAGCTGACGCTGATCTGCCTGGTGGTGATGCCGGCGGTGACGTGGTGCATGCGGGTGGTCGGCAAGCGGCTGCGCGGGCTGGCGCGAGAAAACCAGCAAAGCATGGCGCAGATGACCCAGATACTGGGCGAGAGCATAGACGGTCAGCGCGTGGTCAAGGTATACGGCGGAGAGGGGCAGGAAATCGCCCGTTTCAACCACTCGGCCGAGTCGCTGCGGCGCAATCAGGTCAAGCAGAGCGCCGCCAGCTCCGCCAGCACCGGGATCACCCAGTTGCTGATCGCCTGCGCGCTGGCGGCCATCCTGTATTTCGCCGCCCTGCGCGCCCAGCACGGCAATTTCAGCGCCGGCGGCTTCATGACCTTCCTGACCTCGATGATGGGGCTGTTCGCGCCGATCAAGCGCATCACCGGGGTGTCGCAGGCGATGCAACGGGGGCTGGCCGCCGCCGAGTCGGTGTTCTCCTTCCTGGATACGCCGGAAGAGCCGGACCATGGCCGGCGCGTGATGCCGCAGACCCGCGGCGAGCTGGCGTTCTCCGGCGTGTCCTTCAGTTATCCCGGCTCCGAGCGTGTCGCGCTGCAGGATATCGAGCTGACGGTGCGGGCGGGCGAGACGGTGGCCCTGGTCGGTTCGTCCGGCAGCGGCAAGACCACGCTGGTCAGCCTGGTTCCGCGCTTCTACGAACCCGACGCCGGCCGGCTGCTGCTTGACGGCGTGCCGTTGACCGACATTCCCTTGGCTGATCTGCGCGGCCATATCGCCATGGTCAGCCAGGATGTGCAGCTGTTCAACGACAGCGTCGCCGCCAATATCGCCTATGGCCGACAGGGCCGGGTCGCGCGCGAGGAGATCGTCGCGGCGGCGCGCGCGGCCAATGCGCTGGAGTTCATCGAGGCGATGCCGGAAGGCTTCGACACCATGATAGGCGAGAACGGCGTGCGCCTGTCCGGCGGACAGCGGCAGCGGCTGGCGATCGCCCGCGCCTTGTTGAAGAACGCCCCGTTGCTGATCCTGGACGAGGCGACTTCGGCGCTGGACACCCAGTCGGAACGGCTGGTGCAGGCGGCGCTGGAAAACCTGATGCAGAACCGCACCACCATCGTCATCGCCCATCGCCTGTCCACGATAGAGAACGCCGACCGCATCGTGGTGATGCACCAGGGGCGGCTGGCCGAAGAGGGCGGGCACCAGGAATTGCTGGCCAGGGGCGGCTTGTATGCACGCCTGCACAGCCTGCAGTTCCGCGAGCAGGACGAGGCCTAG
- a CDS encoding FimV family protein, whose translation MDVFTALASSLALMLVYYSLRQFWRRLRYTKPTHRGIDPVGEAEVYLAYGRTREAVRVLKDSLKDDPDNLHAKVALLRVYSQDRNRKAYALLARDVREQVQGQPVWRTIQENGRQLDPQDPLFSMEL comes from the coding sequence ATGGATGTTTTTACGGCACTGGCCAGCAGCTTGGCCCTGATGCTTGTCTATTATTCCTTGCGCCAGTTCTGGCGACGCCTGCGATACACCAAGCCGACCCATCGCGGCATCGATCCGGTGGGAGAGGCCGAAGTCTACCTAGCCTACGGCCGCACCCGTGAAGCGGTGAGGGTCCTGAAGGATTCCCTGAAAGACGATCCCGACAATCTGCACGCCAAGGTGGCGCTGCTGCGCGTCTACTCGCAAGACAGGAACCGCAAGGCCTACGCGCTGCTGGCCCGCGACGTGCGGGAACAGGTGCAGGGACAGCCGGTATGGCGCACCATCCAGGAGAATGGCCGCCAGCTGGACCCGCAGGACCCGTTGTTCTCGATGGAACTGTAG
- the aroB gene encoding 3-dehydroquinate synthase codes for MITLDLILPDTRYPIHIGHGLLEQVDLLLPHLPLPKVAIVSNETVAPLYLARLQGALEARGVSCAAVTLPDGEVHKDWQTLNLIFDALLSDNAERKTTLIALGGGVIGDMTGFAAACYQRGAPFIQIPTTLLAQVDSSVGGKTAINHPLGKNMIGAFYQPKAVIADMDLLATLPERELSAGLAEVIKYGLLGDADFLAWLEDNMAALRARDSAALQYAVKRSCEMKAAIVAEDEKENGVRALLNLGHTFGHAIEAGLGFGVWLHGEAVAAGMVLAAAASAELGWLSAADVERVRRLIAAAGLPVRAPQMPTEQWLRLMAHDKKVEAGTVRYVLLRELGRAEIQPGLAPELLERTLRANS; via the coding sequence GTGATCACCCTCGACCTGATCCTGCCCGATACCCGATACCCGATACATATTGGCCATGGATTGCTGGAACAGGTCGATCTGCTGCTGCCCCACCTGCCGCTGCCGAAAGTGGCCATCGTCAGCAACGAAACCGTCGCCCCGCTCTACCTGGCCCGGCTGCAAGGCGCGCTGGAGGCCCGCGGCGTGTCCTGCGCCGCCGTGACGCTGCCCGACGGCGAAGTCCACAAGGACTGGCAGACGCTGAACCTGATCTTCGACGCGCTGCTGTCCGACAACGCCGAGCGCAAGACCACGCTGATCGCGCTGGGCGGCGGCGTGATCGGCGACATGACCGGCTTCGCCGCCGCCTGCTACCAGCGCGGCGCGCCCTTCATCCAGATTCCCACCACGCTGCTGGCGCAGGTGGACTCGTCGGTCGGCGGCAAGACCGCGATCAACCATCCGCTCGGCAAGAACATGATAGGCGCCTTCTACCAGCCGAAGGCGGTGATCGCCGACATGGACCTGCTCGCGACGCTGCCTGAACGCGAGCTGTCGGCCGGCCTGGCCGAGGTGATCAAATACGGCCTGCTCGGCGACGCCGACTTCCTGGCCTGGCTGGAGGACAATATGGCCGCGCTGCGCGCCCGCGACAGCGCGGCGCTGCAATACGCGGTGAAGCGCAGCTGCGAGATGAAGGCCGCCATCGTCGCCGAAGACGAAAAGGAAAATGGCGTGCGCGCGCTGTTGAACCTGGGCCATACCTTCGGCCACGCGATCGAGGCCGGCCTGGGCTTCGGCGTCTGGCTTCACGGCGAAGCCGTCGCCGCCGGCATGGTGCTGGCCGCCGCCGCGTCGGCCGAACTGGGCTGGCTGTCCGCCGCCGACGTCGAGCGGGTGCGGCGACTGATCGCCGCCGCCGGCCTGCCGGTCCGGGCGCCGCAGATGCCCACCGAACAATGGCTGCGCCTGATGGCGCACGACAAGAAGGTGGAGGCCGGCACCGTACGCTACGTGCTGCTGCGCGAACTGGGCCGGGCGGAGATCCAGCCCGGCCTGGCCCCCGAACTACTGGAGCGGACGCTACGGGCAAACAGCTGA
- the aroK gene encoding shikimate kinase AroK, translating into MPAMEKLAGNFFLVGLMGAGKTTVGRALARRTGKTFYDSDQEIEARTGVRVATIFDIEGEMRFRNREACVILDLARQQDIVLATGGGAVLREENRQVLARYGTVIYLRAAIDDLLARTLHDKNRPLLQIADPRAKLETLFNERDPLYREIADIIVDTTQQNVNLLVARLVDQLQARHPSQGS; encoded by the coding sequence ATGCCTGCCATGGAGAAATTGGCAGGCAACTTTTTTCTGGTCGGCCTGATGGGCGCGGGCAAGACCACGGTGGGCAGAGCGCTGGCGCGCCGCACCGGCAAGACGTTCTACGATTCCGACCAGGAAATCGAGGCGCGCACCGGCGTGCGCGTGGCCACCATCTTCGACATCGAGGGCGAAATGCGCTTTCGCAATCGCGAGGCCTGCGTGATCCTCGATCTGGCCCGCCAGCAGGACATCGTGCTGGCCACCGGCGGCGGCGCCGTGCTGCGCGAGGAGAACCGCCAGGTGCTGGCGCGCTACGGCACCGTCATCTACCTGCGCGCCGCCATCGACGATCTGCTGGCCCGCACCCTGCACGACAAGAACCGCCCGCTGCTGCAGATCGCCGATCCGCGCGCCAAGCTGGAAACGCTGTTCAACGAACGCGACCCGCTGTACCGTGAAATCGCCGACATCATCGTCGACACCACCCAACAAAACGTCAATCTTCTGGTCGCCCGCCTGGTGGACCAGTTGCAGGCCCGCCATCCAAGCCAAGGAAGCTGA
- the pilQ gene encoding type IV pilus secretin PilQ, with the protein MNKFSIALLGGLALGLAAEAAWAGPAITAIEMGKVDGNQQTVQITFDGPAVRPNSFAMSNPPRIALDFADTGVKLAKPTVNSDGALVRSAVAVEATGRSRLVLSLARNASYRSVVSGNKLLLTLDGSLSPGQDATPVEQLPPQNQASPMVGASTGASLDFRRGRNGEGQVALTLPSPNTPVDIRRDGKNLVVNVIGAALPRQQVRRLDVTDFGTPVAKVDAVNQGNNIRLLIMPQGDWDYSSYQTDGKLVVEVRRPSADLVADTGNGKPQYKGDKLSLNFQNIEVRTVLQVIAEFTGLNIVTSDSVSGNITLRLKDVPWDQALDLILQTKGLDQRRNGNIIQIAPRDELLARDKQLQEARQQLATLEPLRSETFVLRYRSAEDFKKVLDGDNTSGKKESLLSERGSVLIDPKTNTVIINDIGTVIDKLRDIIAKTDIPVKQVLIEARIVEATDNWERDLGVRLAYERVGSTGLLSGSGLANSITNANGRIPPVKSATPTPYAVTPGVNLPISNPAGSLTALYSVGQSGIIGLELQALQAEDKGRIISSPRVMTSDRQEASVEQGTEIPYQEASSSGATSVSFKKAVLSLKVKPQITPDNHVLLDVTVNKDSANFQQTVNGTPSLTTEMIVTQVLVDNGGTVVIGGIYQQQLDNVTNKVPLLGDIPLLGALFRSTQKIDKRSELLIFITPKVVNDLIAAGS; encoded by the coding sequence ATGAACAAGTTTTCCATCGCATTGCTGGGCGGGCTGGCGCTGGGCCTGGCAGCGGAAGCCGCGTGGGCGGGGCCGGCCATCACCGCGATAGAGATGGGCAAGGTCGACGGCAACCAGCAGACGGTGCAGATCACCTTCGACGGTCCGGCGGTGCGACCCAACAGCTTCGCCATGTCCAATCCGCCGCGCATCGCGCTGGACTTCGCCGACACCGGCGTCAAGCTGGCCAAACCAACCGTCAACAGCGACGGCGCGCTGGTGCGCTCGGCCGTCGCCGTCGAGGCCACCGGCCGCTCGCGGCTGGTGCTCAGCCTGGCCCGCAACGCCTCCTACCGCAGCGTGGTCAGCGGCAACAAGCTGCTGCTGACGCTGGACGGCTCGCTGTCGCCGGGCCAGGACGCCACGCCGGTCGAACAGCTGCCGCCGCAAAACCAGGCGTCCCCGATGGTCGGCGCGTCGACCGGCGCCAGCCTGGACTTCCGCCGCGGCCGCAACGGCGAGGGCCAGGTGGCGCTGACGCTGCCCAGCCCCAACACCCCGGTCGACATCCGCCGCGACGGCAAGAACCTGGTGGTGAACGTCATCGGCGCCGCGCTGCCGCGCCAGCAGGTGCGCCGGCTCGACGTCACCGACTTCGGCACGCCGGTGGCCAAGGTGGACGCCGTCAACCAGGGCAACAACATCCGGCTGCTGATCATGCCGCAGGGCGACTGGGATTACTCCTCGTACCAGACCGACGGCAAGCTGGTGGTCGAGGTGCGCCGCCCGTCGGCGGACCTGGTGGCCGACACCGGCAACGGCAAGCCGCAGTACAAGGGCGACAAGCTGTCGCTGAACTTCCAGAACATCGAAGTGCGCACCGTGCTGCAGGTGATCGCCGAATTCACCGGGCTCAACATCGTCACCAGCGACTCGGTCAGCGGCAATATCACGCTGCGGCTGAAAGACGTGCCCTGGGACCAGGCGCTGGACCTGATCCTGCAGACCAAGGGCCTGGACCAGCGCCGCAACGGCAACATCATACAAATCGCGCCGCGCGACGAACTCCTGGCGCGCGACAAGCAGCTGCAGGAAGCGCGCCAGCAGCTGGCGACGCTGGAGCCGTTGCGCTCGGAAACCTTCGTGCTGCGCTACCGCTCGGCCGAGGACTTCAAGAAAGTGCTGGACGGCGACAACACCTCCGGCAAGAAGGAGAGCCTGCTGTCCGAGCGCGGCAGCGTGCTGATCGATCCGAAAACCAATACCGTGATCATCAACGACATCGGCACCGTGATAGACAAGCTGCGCGACATCATCGCCAAGACCGACATTCCGGTGAAGCAGGTGCTGATCGAGGCGCGCATCGTCGAGGCCACCGACAACTGGGAACGCGATCTCGGCGTGCGCCTCGCCTACGAACGCGTGGGCAGCACCGGCCTGCTCAGCGGCAGCGGCCTCGCCAACTCCATCACCAACGCCAACGGCCGCATTCCGCCGGTGAAGTCGGCGACGCCGACGCCGTACGCGGTCACTCCGGGCGTCAACCTGCCGATCAGCAATCCGGCCGGCTCGCTGACCGCGCTGTACAGCGTCGGCCAGTCCGGCATCATCGGCCTGGAGTTGCAGGCGCTGCAGGCCGAGGACAAGGGCCGCATCATCTCCAGCCCGCGGGTGATGACCTCGGACCGGCAGGAAGCCTCCGTCGAGCAGGGCACCGAAATTCCGTACCAGGAAGCCAGCTCCAGCGGCGCCACCTCGGTATCGTTCAAGAAGGCGGTGCTGAGCCTGAAGGTAAAGCCGCAGATCACGCCGGACAACCACGTGCTGCTGGACGTCACCGTCAACAAGGATTCCGCCAACTTCCAGCAGACGGTCAACGGCACGCCGTCGCTGACCACGGAGATGATCGTCACCCAGGTGCTGGTCGACAACGGCGGCACCGTGGTGATAGGCGGCATCTATCAGCAGCAGCTGGACAATGTGACCAACAAGGTGCCGCTGCTCGGCGACATCCCCTTGCTGGGCGCGCTGTTCCGCAGCACGCAGAAAATCGACAAACGCAGCGAACTGCTGATTTTCATCACCCCCAAAGTGGTCAACGACCTGATCGCCGCCGGCAGCTGA